The Bdellovibrio sp. ZAP7 DNA segment TTTCAGTTCAATAAGAACTCGAATGAAAAAGCCCGGTCACCCGGGCTTTTTTTTTATCTAAAGAAAGTGGCAAGCCATAGGCTCACTGCTGCTGCCCGAAAGATCTTTGGGAATTAATGTCCCCGAGAACGCATGGTCATAGTCATACCAATTGATATCTGAATACAAATGCACGTCCAGAACTTTAACTCCCAGTTCGGCTTGGTCCCAAGCCAGAGAAAGAATACTGGAGCTCGCACGAATGACATGGATATTAAATTCCTCGCCATAACAACCCGCACATTGCACAACTACTTTGTCGCCCTCCTCAAAGAGTTTTGCCATATCACCAGCATAAGGTTTGGCTGACTCAAAGATCATGTACTTATTCAAACTGTCGTTCTCGCAGTAAAGACGTACTGGCTGACCTTTAACCGGCTCGCGCAGCACTTCACGGGATGCCCACACGTTCACACCCGACAACATCACCAATAAACTTACAATTAATTTTTTCATTTTCAATTTTCCTAACGTTTTAATTTAGAAGCAGTGGCCGGGATAAAAACTTTGATCACAAATCACGGTTTCGTGGCTGATCAATTTTCCCTGCGGATCGCGAACGATAAGTTTTGCGGCAAAGATATCTTCTCTGCCAACATTTCCACATTCGTCGGTTTGCGCACGATCTACGATTTGTTTTTTCTTACCGACAATTTCAATCGAAACGGCCGTTTTAGGATTTTCGGGTTTCTCAGAGGCATAGTCCGGCAAAGTCTTGCTAGCATATTCGACGGGCATCAGTTTGTCTTCGCCGTTAACTGCATCATATTGCTTTAAGAAGGCCTGGCCTTTGCTGATCTCGATAATTCCATAAGCATCGGTGCACGAAAAGCCGTAGGCGCCCGCGTGCGCGAAAGCTCCCGTCATCATCACAGCCATTGCTAAAATCATATTCATTGTTTTCATTGAAATCTCCTTTTGATGAACTTGTTTTACAAGGAGATGAAGAGAAAAAGCCAAAGATGCGAGATCAAATCGCGGCAGATTTGCCGCAACGGTAAAAAATAAAAAACCCCGTTTTGTGACGGGGTTTTTCAAAATTCTACGTTTTAAAAGTCTTATTGATCCAAAGAGAAATTACAAATGACATCCGTGAACTGGCTCTGTTGATCCGCCGGGAAGCCAGGACCGCGCCATACGCGCATTTCATTTCCTGGTTGCTTCACGCGAGCGGGATCGCGAAGAGTCGCCACCAAGTCACCATGATAATTGATGCCTTTGTACATAATCCACACCGGATTGTTCATCGCTTGATAAGCCGCCAATCCCACCATCGTGTTGTTGGTATCGCCACCTTCAAAGTATTGAACGATTTCAGATTGTTGCAGTTTATAAGAAACTTTCTCAACACCTTTGTCAGCAATCGTCACACTACCACTGTGGGCTTTGCCAGTCGTTCCTTCGGTCGTGATTTCAACGATCACGATTTTCCCCTGGTAAGTCTCGCCCACACATGCGGTGTAAGCAAAACCTTGAGAAGTCATCATCACAGCACTTAATAAAATAAATAACTTCAGTTTCATATTCGTATCCTTAAGGTCTTAACCAAAAAATAATTTCTACGCCGCCCACAAGCAATTTGCCCGAAGAAGCACATGCACCGGTCTGCGGGCCCAAACAGCGGCCCCACTCTGGTTCATATGTCAGCTGTCCCAAATTGTTGCCCGCTTGATCCGTAACCGCTATTTGAAAGCGATGAAAAGTTCCACGGGATCCAGACGATGGCGGAGCCGTCAAAGAGCTTTTAGCAATGATCACCTTACGGTAGTCATCCCCACAGTCGCCTTTTGTTTCGACCATCACCATCTCTTCTGTTTTTGCTAAATTGAACGAGGTCCCCGCAAGTGTGCAGGCACCACTGTTGTATACCAGGTTCAACATCAGGTAATTAACGGGGTTTAGCGGATTCCACCATTTGGAAGGGTCATAGTTTTTCACTGGCAACAAAGCCACAATCGGAGCCGACACCTTATATTGAGTATCGTCGATACCCATAATCCACAGATATTCATGCAACACAAACGTGTAACGATGAAGGGTTTCTGTTTCGACGCGGTTTTCACGCCACATGCGACGATTGATCAAAATCAACTTTTGCTCGGGCTTATTGATACCTTCCACTTCACGTCCGTCTTCATAATAAAGAACGTCTTCACTGCGAACAGTGGTGGTTTCAATCGCACCGATCAGGGTTTCAATTTTAAAACCCTTCAGTTCTGTGCTGGGCAAAGTTTTAAGATGCTGGACCAGATCTTTTGCGGTCATGATAAATTCTGCCGCATAAGAATCGCCAGCATTACCGTGATCCCACCCTTCTCTCATCGGTCCAGCCTCTGCGGTCGCGAACGAGAAAAGAAGAAGCACAGTCATGAATTGCGAGGTGATTCGCTTCTTCATTATTGGTTCTCCTGACTTAGAGGAAATAATTGAACGTTCAATCTGTAAACGGAATCGCGGGGACCGACTTCCAGAAAGGCCGACAGCCTGCGCCGGAAATCCTCGATCAAGCTTTTCGCTTCACCGAGTTTTTTCTTATTAATAGCCATAGTGATACCGGTGATATCACGTTGCTCGACTGAGTGCGCTTCTAACGAGTCAATCGCTCTTTGGATAAATTGACGATGGCCTTCACGGATTTTGGCACTGGGAATATTTCTTGGCGTCGACATGTTGTTGCCCGTCAGTTTCCACTGAGTGGTTTCTTTAGAAACCAGACCCAACTTTTGCAACCGCACCAGGCATTCTAATGCGACTCCCAAAGGAATATTCAAACGCTTGGCAATCGACGTCGTATCTGTTTTCGCTTTCGGAAGCTCTAAAACCGCAAGAATAGCAAAATGCTCCCACGAGCTGATCATTTCAGCCGAATCTAAATCGATATCAGAATAAGCTTGAGGAGTTTCTTCGGCACCCAGAACACCCATTAAAAGTTTTTGCACTTGCAAGGGTTCATGGATCTCCAGACGGTCGATAATCTTCATCGCCATCTTGGTGGTCATGGGACGTTTGCCGCGCAAAAGAGCTGACAACGTGGAAGAATCCAAATCCAAAGACTTGGCAAAGGCGCGAAGCGAGTAAGATGGATTCTTACGACTGCGTTCAGCGAACACGGTCTGCAAATGATTGATGAGCATGGGGATGCTTTTAGTAGCGATTTGATTCATTTTCCACTTATTTTGCCGCAAGATGCGGCATTTCTGCCGCACATGTATTTTTTAGCCAGTAGGACTAACATGCCCCCACAGGAAAGGGGCACATATCGTTTCCGCTCGGAAATCACCTTCACAAGCTGAAACGATATGCACGTTTCCATACAGAATATGTATCAACAGATTTTGGTGGATGACTAACTTTGGAGCCGCAAAGTGCGGCAAAACTGCCGCAAGGACAAGGCAGGAATGGCGCCCGATCGACGCCACAAGAATTAAGGAACTAAGTCACAGCCACCGTAAACAATAACTTGGTCTTTGGCTGTTTTCAAAAGGCCTGCGTTTTCATAGGTGCGGCCGGTGTTTTCATCGCGGCCTGGTTTTCCAAACGCCACTTCCAGGATCACGTCGTCTTCAGCGATATCGGAAACCTTCATCGACAGGGCACCGTCTTTAATAAAGGATTCAGTGACGTATCCCATCACTCCCGGAGTTGTATAGTGCTCGTAAGTCACCATGTCGCCTACTTGGCCTATTTTTTCACCTTTAGCTAAAACCACCATACGAATTGTGGGATCAGTAAAAAGACAAATCAAAGTAGGCTTGCCAGCCTGGGCTGACAGACAAAACAAGGAGATCATCAAAGATGCTGCAACAGAAGTCAGTTTCACTGTGAACGCCTATCTATATAAAGAGAAGTATTTAAAGAACACGCCTTGCTGAGTAGCCATCTGATTCTTTAAAGTTTTAAGAGCCGCGATATAGTCTTTTAGATCGCGCTCGTCATTTTCATCGACCAGAATCTGCGTCGCTTGAGTCAAAAGCATCATCACGCTTTCACGGCGTTGATACATTTGCTCGGCCGTCAAAGTGCTGCCACCCTGTTCAAGATTGAACTGCACGCGCAAGCCATAGTGATCTGACAGTGGATCACGCAAAGGACCGCGCATATTGATTTCACCCGCTGTCGCCTTGATACGAGTGTCTGCCCCGCCTGTATTGGATACAAATATATAGTCTAAGATATGATCACCGGGAAGCCAGCTGTATGGGTTGTTTGCGCAGTAAGTGCAGTATCCTTTTGGGTAAGCTCCGCCCAACGTTTCTTGATAAGAATCGTGCAACCCCATCACCGCCATCATCAGCTGTCTTTCAAAGGAATTTTCATCCGCATTGAAATCGCCTGACATCAGCATCTTTAAATTCGGGTTCTGTAAACGCCAGTTTAAGATATCCAGAATTTGCGTGATGCGGATTGCAGAACTTGTGGGATGCAAGTGAGCATTGACGAAGTAAAAGTCCTCACCCATTTCAGGCAAGCGAGCTTGCACCACGTGAAAGGCCTTTTTAACGCCGAAGGTTTCGCGCACTTCATCCAGGAGGCCCCCCAGATTGTTGATGTTAAACTGATAAGTCCATGTGCCTTTGATCTCGCCGTCGAACATCGACATCACACCGATTTTATTGTCACGATTTGGCGAACTGATGGCGTAGTTATATTTTAGGGCGTTTTCAATTTGATCAATATTGGAATCA contains these protein-coding regions:
- a CDS encoding TIGR02147 family protein, giving the protein MNQIATKSIPMLINHLQTVFAERSRKNPSYSLRAFAKSLDLDSSTLSALLRGKRPMTTKMAMKIIDRLEIHEPLQVQKLLMGVLGAEETPQAYSDIDLDSAEMISSWEHFAILAVLELPKAKTDTTSIAKRLNIPLGVALECLVRLQKLGLVSKETTQWKLTGNNMSTPRNIPSAKIREGHRQFIQRAIDSLEAHSVEQRDITGITMAINKKKLGEAKSLIEDFRRRLSAFLEVGPRDSVYRLNVQLFPLSQENQ
- a CDS encoding endonuclease/exonuclease/phosphatase family protein, giving the protein MRTVLGLILVLAGLSVARAEMAMSATAPHFCMQNFNAYGPLYAPNTTERMDWIGSLLQAAPRCGVIQLQEVWNDSNIDQIENALKYNYAISSPNRDNKIGVMSMFDGEIKGTWTYQFNINNLGGLLDEVRETFGVKKAFHVVQARLPEMGEDFYFVNAHLHPTSSAIRITQILDILNWRLQNPNLKMLMSGDFNADENSFERQLMMAVMGLHDSYQETLGGAYPKGYCTYCANNPYSWLPGDHILDYIFVSNTGGADTRIKATAGEINMRGPLRDPLSDHYGLRVQFNLEQGGSTLTAEQMYQRRESVMMLLTQATQILVDENDERDLKDYIAALKTLKNQMATQQGVFFKYFSLYR